A window of Hevea brasiliensis isolate MT/VB/25A 57/8 chromosome 14, ASM3005281v1, whole genome shotgun sequence contains these coding sequences:
- the LOC110634740 gene encoding protein root UVB sensitive 6, whose translation MPPIKINQSPNPKAQTLTSTPSSQEARLLVRETLRISANLASAPAPSSPSPVMSHPPSTSPSYSFVSPPQSVSLIDNGGRLGLMEDEFIDSSSRLICCEEIDGRRWKYVAENDGFGCYKKNSIRAVSLHTPQAPVEEMISFIRTYVVPEGFPHSVTPSYVPYMTWRALKHFFGGAMGVFTTKALLSSVGVSKSQAISGAVAVNWILKDGAGRVGKMLFARQGKKFDCDLKQLRFTGDLLLELGAGVELATAAVPHLFLPLACAANVAKNVAAVTSTSTRTPIYKAFAKGENTGDVTAKGECVGNLADLLGTGLSIMIAKRNPSVVTTFALLSCGYVFSSYREVKSVVLHTLNRARFSVAVDSFLKTGRVPSLQEGNTMENIFSFPWLKERPIVLGPKFKDAFQDPSAYLAIEPLFEKERYLVTYNPSKDKVYALLKDQAKSDDILKAAFHAHLLLHFINLSNNSHSSSWKQQAYGHSNNILSATDLEAHIADSCKMVSNLYGPFKSKAAEQGWRMSDSLLNPGRARIVVAC comes from the exons ATGCCTCCCATCAAAATCAACCAATCGCCCAATCCCAAGGCTCAAACTCTTACCTCCACGCCGTCGTCACAGGAGGCACGTCTCCTTGTTCGCGAAACCCTGCGTATTAGCGCCAACTTGGCTTCTGCTCCGGCTCCGTCTTCTCCTTCTCCTGTAATGTCTCATCCTCCCTCTACTTCACCTTCTTATTCGTTTGTTTCTCCGCCGCAGTCTGTTTCTTTGATTGATAATGGTGGAAGATTAGGGCTTATGGAAGACGAGTTTATTGATTCCAGCTCGAGGTTGATCTGTTGTGAGGAAATTGATGGCCGGAGATGGAAGTACGTTGCGGAAAACGATGGTTTTGGATGTTATAAGAAGAATTCGATTCGTGCCGTCAGCTTGCATACACCACAAGCTCCTGTTGAG GAAATGATATCTTTCATAAGAACCTATGTAGTGCCTGAAGGTTTTCCTCATAGCGTTACTCCATCATATGTTCCATACATGACTTGGAGAGCTTTGAAG CATTTCTTTGGTGGAGCGATGGGTGTTTTCACAACAAAAGCCCTTTTGAGTTCTGTTGGAGTCTCTAAAAGCCAAGCTATTTCTGGTGCTGTTGCTGTCAATTGGATTCTTAAG GATGGTGCTGGTCGTGTTGGAAAAATGCTTTTTGCACGTCAAGGAAAGAAATTTGATTGTGATCTGAAGCAG CTGCGATTTACAGGTGATCTTCTCTTGGAATTGGGTGCTGGGGTGGAGCTAGCAACTGCAGCTGTCCCACACCTTTTTCTTCCTTTGGCTTGTGCTGCCAATGTGGCAAAG AACGTTGCAGCTGTAACATCTACATCAACTCGGACACCAATTTACAAAGCCTTTGCTAAAGGAGAAAACACTGGGGACGTCACTGCTAAGGGAGAATGTGTTGGCAATCTTGCAGATTTG CTTGGAACTGGTCTTAGCATAATGATTGCAAAAAGAAATCCTAGCGTGGTTACTACATTTGCCCTCCTTTCATGTGGCTATGTCTTCAGTTCTTACCGAGAG GTTAAATCTGTAGTGTTGCACACCTTAAACCGGGCCAGATTCAGTGTGGCAGTGGATTCTTTTCTTAAGACAG GGCGAGTACCGTCATTGCAAGAGGGGAATACAATGGAAAATATATTCAGCTTTCCATGGCTGAAGGAGAGGCCTATTGTTCTAG GACCAAAATTTAAAGATGCCTTTCAAGACCCTAGTGCATATCTTGCAATAGAACCTCTTTTTGAG AAAGAGAGATATCTAGTGACATACAATCCATCAAAGGATAAGGTTTATGCACTGCTCAAGGATCAGGCAAAGTCAGACGACATTCTAAAAGCTGCATTCCAT GCTCACTTGCTTTTGCATTTCATAAACTTGTCAAATAATAGCCATTCTTCGTCATGGAAGCAACAAGCATATGGCCATTCAAACAATATTCTCTCAGCTACTGATCTTGAGGCTCATATTGCTGACTCATGCAAAATGGTCTCAAATTTGTATGGTCCTTTTAAAAGTAAAGCTGCAGAACAG GGTTGGAGGATGTCAGACTCACTTCTTAATCCCGGCCGAGCCAGGATTGTCGTAGCTTGTTAA
- the LOC110634719 gene encoding zinc-finger homeodomain protein 4, giving the protein MELSSHEEEIPIPINSSYGGAHGHGHGHMIHHDHPATHNHIIPSSALQMPSNNGSSSIPSALEDHHAPFKKMVRYRECLKNHAAAMGGNATDGCGEFMPSGEEGSIEALTCSACNCHRNFHRKEIEGEASSCDCYHSNPHFSRVGRRVILGHHKNILAPEALGYAAAAGTFVPSRAAATPHPQMILSYNMSSLPSESDEQEDGGGVIMARPAQLVKKRFRTKFTQEQKEKMLNFAEKVGWKIQKQEEAVVQQFCQEIGVKRRVLKVWMHNNKNNLAKKNPPSPITTTTTV; this is encoded by the coding sequence ATGGAACTTTCAAGTCATGAAGAGGAGATCCCCATTCCAATAAACAGTAGTTATGGTGGGGCACATGGACATGGGCATGGGCACATGATCCATCATGATCATCCTGCAACCCACAACCACATCATCCCTTCCTCAGCTCTCCAAATGCCCTCCAATAATGGCTCCTCCTCCATACCCTCAGCCCTGGAGGACCACCATGCTCCCTTCAAGAAAATGGTGAGGTACAGAGAATGCCTCAAGAACCATGCAGCTGCTATGGGAGGCAATGCCACTGATGGGTGTGGTGAGTTCATGCCTAGTGGTGAAGAAGGTAGCATTGAAGCTCTCACATGCTCAGCCTGCAATTGTCACAGAAACTTCCACAGGAAAGAAATAGAAGGGGAAGCCTCCTCTTGTGATTGCTACCATAGCAACCCACATTTCAGCAGGGTTGGAAGGAGAGTCATTTTAGGCCATCACAAGAACATATTAGCACCTGAAGCTTTAGGGTATGCTGCAGCTGCAGGAACCTTTGTGCCCTCAAGAGCAGCAGCTACTCCCCACCCCCAGATGATACTGTCTTACAACATGAGTTCCCTTCCTTCTGAGTCTGATGAGCAAGAAGACGGTGGTGGGGTAATAATGGCCAGGCCTGCACAACTTGTGAAGAAAAGGTTCAGGACAAAGTTCACACAGGAACAGAAGGAGAAAATGCTCAACTTTGCAGAGAAAGTTGGTTGGAAGATACAAAAGCAAGAAGAAGCTGTGGTGCAACAGTTCTGCCAAGAGATTGGAGTCAAGAGAAGAGTTCTCAAGGTTTGGATGCACAATAACAAGAATAATTTAGCCAAGAAGAACCCTCCTTCTCCtattactactactactactgttTAG